A single Cyprinus carpio isolate SPL01 chromosome A6, ASM1834038v1, whole genome shotgun sequence DNA region contains:
- the LOC109092558 gene encoding tetraspanin-1-like, producing MGCFTFVKVVMVVFNLLICLAGMCLAAAGIWVTVDGDSFMKVLPPFTDDFQRYVSVGIFSITTGAVMTLLGLLGCCGAQKESKCLLIMFFSIILIICIAETAAAIVALVYSSYTEIILRAWATPGLKEQYGKDKILTDLWNSTMTTLQCCGFSNYTDFSESYYYKQNGGLYPPTCCAGPELFPCDDHNADFSGVVGCFKQIVQLIQRNVNIIRGIAAGVTAIEVAAMGVSMYLYCYLDKKAT from the exons ATGGGCTGCTTCACATTTGTCAAAGTTGTGATGGTTGTGTTCAACTTGCTTATCTGT CTGGCAGGCATGTGTTTGGCGGCTGCAGGGATATGGGTGACAGTGGACGGAGATTCCTTTATGAAAGTTTTGCCACCTTTCACTGATGATTTCCAGAGGTATGTCAGTGTAGGAATCTTCAGCATCACTACTGGAGCAGTTATGACTCTGCTCGGACTGCTGGGGTGCTGTGGAGCTCAGAAAGAGAGTAAATGCCTTCTTATAATG TTCTTCTCCATCATCTTGATCATTTGCATTGCTGAGACGGCAGCCGCAATAGTAGCCCTGGTCTACTCCTCATAC ACTGAGATCATTCTAAGAGCATGGGCCACACCTGGACTAAAGGAGCAGTATGGGAAAGATAAAATCCTCACGGACTTGTGGAACTCAACCATGACAACA TTGCAGTGCTGTGGCTTCAGTAATTACACAGACTTCTCTGAATCCTACTACTATAAGCAGAATGGGGGCCTTTACCCTCCTACCTGTTGTGCAGGTCCTGAGCTCTTCCCCTGTGACGACCACAATGCAGATTTCAGTGGTGTGGTG GgctgttttaaacaaattgttcAGCTCATCCAGAGGAACGTCAACATTATAAGAGGAATAGCTGCTGGAGTCACTGCCATTGAG GTGGCAGCGATGGGAGTGTCTATGTACCTTTATTGCTACCTGGACAAAAAAGCCACCTAA